One Scomber scombrus chromosome 4, fScoSco1.1, whole genome shotgun sequence genomic region harbors:
- the gal3st1a gene encoding galactosylceramide sulfotransferase: MAGKQGRQWRSMCKSLVLGILLTSCMILLYCLSTPQVHFSLPEVPVPYSCAHRPSQLHTKPTTNNSQQTAGQACTPKVDIMFLKTHKTASSTFLNILFRFGEKHQLKFAFPDSRNDFFYPSIFQRSQVKDYRPGMCFNIISNHMRFNAPEVAKLLPMDTSYITILRDPAELFESSFHYFGRLVPFTWKIPGDYKLTEFLRDPNYYFDPEGFNSFYLKNLLFFDFGHDNTLELDDPRVEEGIKLIIDQFQLVMLVEYFEESLILLKNALCWEMDDLLFFKLNARKGSTVSKLTPELRARALEWNAIDWRLYQHFNQTFWKKVDAYGHRRMAKDVAELRRRNTEMAAICIEGGHAVEAGSIQETAMQPWQPIGEKSIMGYNLKKNVDKAYQKLCRKMLMPELQYLTELGVNLWITKLWGHVRDIINW; this comes from the exons ATGGCTGGCAAGCAAGGGAGGCAGTGGAGGTCCATGTGCAAAAGCCTGGTCCTGGGTATCCTCCTGACCAGCTGCATGATCCTGCTTTACTGCCTCTCTACTCCACAAGTCCACTTCAGTCTACCCGA AGTCCCGGTGCCTTACTCCTGTGCCCACCGTCCATCCCAGCTCCACACTAAACCAACCACAAACAACTCACAACAGACTGCTGGCCAGGCCTGTACTCCTAAAGTGGATATCATGTTCTTGAAGACCCACAAGACGGCTAGCAGCACCTTCCTCAACATCCTTTTCCGCTTCGGAGAGAAGCACCAGCTCAAATTTGCCTTCCCTGACAGCAGGAATGACTTCTTCTATCCTTCTATTTTCCAGCGCTCGCAGGTTAAAGACTACAGACCTGGGATGTGCTTCAATATTATCTCTAATCACATGCGCTTCAATGCACCCGAAGTGGCAAAGTTGCTCCCTATGGATACCTCTTACATCACTATTCTGCGAGATCCTGCAGAGCTTTTTGAGTCATCCTTTCACTACTTTGGCCGGCTGGTGCCTTTCACCTGGAAAATACCAGGAGATTACAAGCTGACTGAGTTTCTACGTGACCCCAATTACTACTTTGATCCAGAGGGATTCAACTCTTTCTACCTCAAGAATCTGCTGTTCTTTGACTTCGGACATGACAACACTCTGGAGCTGGATGATCCACGGGTGGAAGAGGGAATCAAACTCATCATTGACCAATTTCAGCTTGTCATGTTAGTGGAATACTTTGAGGAATCTCTCATCCTGCTCAAGAATGCCCTCTGCTGGGAGATGGATGACTTGCTCTTCTTCAAGCTCAACGCCCGCAAGGGGTCCACTGTGTCTAAACTTACCCCAGAACTGAGGGCCAGGGCCCTTGAGTGGAATGCTATTGACTGGAGGCTATACCAGCATTTCAACCAGACCTTCTGGAAGAAAGTGGACGCATATGGACATAGGCGTATGGCTAAGGATGTGGCAGAGCTCAGGAGGAGGAATACGGAGATGGCAGCCATCTGCATTGAAGGGGGTCATGCCGTGGAAGCTGGCAGCATCCAAGAGACAGCCATGCAGCCCTGGCAGCCCATCGGAGAGAAGTCCATAATGGGCTACAACCTGAAGAAGAATGTGGACAAAGCATATCAGAAGTTGTGTCGTAAGATGTTGATGCCAGAGCTTCAGTATTTAACAGAGCTCGGGGTTAACCTGTGGATCACCAAGCTGTGGGGCCATGTCCGGGATATTATTAACTGGTGA